The Micromonospora sp. Llam0 genome contains a region encoding:
- a CDS encoding YDG/SRA domain-containing protein has product MAERTYGEIPGYPPGSTFANRTELAAAKVHRPLQGGICGGQDGAESIVVSGGYIDDEDYGNEIVYTGQGGNDPRTKRQVAHQELTRGNLGLARSRLDGNPVRVIRGAGANETHSPKVGLRYDGLFRVVDHWKDIGTDGYTIWRFRLVTYESLDLPRILAPPETSTRTTRVEATIQRLVRSATVAAEAKRLHDYTCQICGIKLMTPAGPYAEAAHIKPLGKPHNGPDVLSNVLCLCPNHHILFDNGALQIDSSGRVIDTMSNTFVVDLQQTEKHPLNWSLIEYHRNIRLADEQVAD; this is encoded by the coding sequence ATGGCGGAGCGGACGTATGGCGAGATCCCCGGCTACCCACCCGGCTCGACGTTCGCGAACCGCACCGAACTCGCAGCGGCCAAGGTCCACCGGCCACTTCAGGGCGGCATCTGCGGCGGGCAGGATGGAGCAGAGTCCATCGTCGTCTCCGGCGGCTATATCGACGACGAGGACTACGGCAACGAGATCGTGTACACGGGCCAGGGCGGTAACGACCCCCGAACCAAGCGTCAGGTCGCGCATCAAGAGCTCACGCGCGGAAACCTCGGGCTTGCCAGGAGCCGACTCGATGGCAACCCGGTCCGCGTAATTCGCGGCGCGGGAGCGAACGAGACGCACTCACCCAAGGTCGGTCTCCGCTATGACGGACTCTTCAGAGTCGTTGACCACTGGAAAGACATCGGGACCGACGGGTACACTATTTGGCGCTTTCGCTTGGTGACTTACGAGAGCTTGGATCTACCCAGGATCCTCGCTCCGCCGGAGACGTCCACCCGTACCACTCGGGTCGAGGCCACAATTCAACGGCTCGTTAGAAGTGCCACTGTCGCAGCGGAGGCCAAGCGTCTTCATGACTACACATGCCAAATCTGCGGAATCAAGCTGATGACCCCCGCCGGCCCATACGCGGAAGCCGCACACATCAAGCCCCTCGGGAAGCCGCACAACGGCCCAGACGTCCTCAGCAACGTCCTCTGCCTCTGCCCGAACCATCACATACTGTTCGACAACGGAGCCCTTCAAATTGACTCGAGTGGTCGAGTCATAGACACCATGAGTAATACGTTTGTCGTTGACCTGCAGCAGACCGAAAAACACCCGCTCAACTGGTCTTTGATCGAATATCACCGAAATATTCGTCTGGCCGACGAGCAAGTCGCAGATTAG